One Punica granatum isolate Tunisia-2019 chromosome 3, ASM765513v2, whole genome shotgun sequence genomic window carries:
- the LOC116198973 gene encoding phospholipase D alpha 1-like isoform X2 has protein sequence MGDEVLLHGTFHATIYEVDGVSRGSCSSFFHKLTKKFEKCVGLGKGIFRLYTAIDLGKARVCRTRLIESARCNPQWNESFRVYCAHMASHITFSIKEFDHVSTKVVGTASIPIGDELLSGKEVDRWLEISKRKSLHHRSKIHVKLRFDSVDRDPTWSKGLGNSAFSGVPYTFFLQRDGCRVSLYQDAHVPDGFTPTICLQGGQHHQPHRCWEDIFDAISNARHLIYIAGWSVYPPITLLRDHLRRKKHGENQNAALTLGELLKKKARQGVRVLVLVWDDRTSVKLLKKDGVMSTHDEDTESYFHNSGVQCVLCPRNPDGGQSLVEDIESATMFTHHQKIVVVDAEDVHGGSGKRRIVSFIGGIDLCDGRYDTPSHSIFKSLGSTHSKDFHQPNFHGASIHKGGPREPWHDVHCRLEGPVAWDVLVNFEQRWGKQGRKDMLLKLDDLESVFMSQSESAFSEDPETWKVQLFRSIDGGAALGLPSTVSEATQRGLVLDRGGVIERSIQDAYVNAIRRAKNFIYIENQYFLGSSFCWKNLNDPEIEDAGARNLIPKELSLKIVSKIDAGERFAVYIVIPMWPEGIPESGSVQAILHWQKRTMEMMYSDVVKALKGKGIKTDPMDYLTFFCLGNREAHSSGEYAPENKPEDGTDYKRAQENRRFMIYVHAKTMIVDDEYIIIGSANINQRSMDGGRDTEIAMGGHQQHHLASDDNPARGQIYGLRKALWHEHIGELHDIFDEPQSLECIRKVNEIASRNWDLYTCQKAESDLPSHLLKYPVAVSDNGEVVEFPGMEFFPDTKAKVLGSKSHFLPAILTT, from the exons ATGGGGGATGAAGTTCTGCTGCATGGAACATTTCATGCGACAATATACGAGGTCGATGGGGTTTCCAGGGGAAGCTGCTCCTCCTTCTTCCACAAG CTGACAAAGAAGTTTGAGAAATGTGTTGGGCTGGGAAAAGGAATCTTCAGGCTTTATACCGCGATTGACTTGGGAAAAGCTCGAGTGTGCCGAACAAGGCTGATCGAAAGTGCTCGCTGCAATCCCCAATGGAATGAATCGTTCCGAGTGTACTGCGCGCACATGGCCTCTCACATCACCTTCTCCATCAAAGAGTTCGATCATGTGAGCACAAAAGTGGTTGGAACCGCATCAATCCCAATAGGAGATGAGCTTCTTTCAGGAAAAGAGGTTGATAGGTGGCTCGAGATCTCCAAGAGGAAGTCTCTTCACCACAGGTCGAAAATCCACGTGAAACTGAGGTTTGATAGTGTTGATAGGGACCCGACCTGGTCCAAGGGATTAGGAAATTCGGCATTTTCGGGAGTTCCGTACACATTCTTTCTGCAAAGGGATGGTTGCAGAGTCTCTCTTTATCAAGACGCTCATGTTCCTGATGGGTTTACCCCGACAATTTGTCTCCAGGGGGGGCAACATCATCAGCCTCATCGATGCTGGGAAGATATATTCGATGCAATATCTAATGCCAGACACTTAATTTATATAGCGGGCTGGTCTGTTTATCCACCCATCACCTTACTTAGGGATCACTTACGGAGGAAAAAGCACGGGGAAAACCAGAATGCAGCACTAACTTTAGGTGAGCTCCTTAAGAAGAAAGCCAGACAAGGTGTTAGGGTCCTCGTGCTTGTTTGGGACGACCGAACTTCCGTTAAGCTGCTAAAGAAGGATGGAGTTATGTCCACCCATGATGAAGACACAGAGAGTTACTTCCATAACTCAGGGGTCCAATGCGTGTTGTGTCCACGGAATCCCGATGGCGGGCAGAGCCTTGTGGAGGACATTGAGAGCGCGACAATGTTCACACATCATCAGAAGATAGTAGTCGTGGATGCTGAGGATGTTCATGGAGGTTCGGGGAAGAGAAGGATTGTCAGCTTCATCGGTGGCATTGATCTCTGTGATGGGAGATATGATACTCCCTCGCATtccatttttaaaagtttggGATCAACTCATAGCAAAGATTTTCATCAACCAAACTTCCATGGAGCCTCAATACACAAGGGTGGCCCCCGCGAACCTTGGCATGATGTCCATTGCCGGCTCGAAGGGCCAGTAGCATGGGATGTGTTGGTCAATTTCGAACAACGTTGGGGAAAACAAGGCCGGAAGGACATGCTTCTTAAGTTGGACGATCTCGAAAGTGTCTTCATGAGCCAGTCAGAAAGTGCATTCTCTGAAGACCCTGAGACATGGAAAGTCCAATTATTTCGGTCGATTGATGGCGGGGCAGCCCTGGGGCTTCCGAGCACGGTTAGTGAAGCAACTCAACGCGGATTAGTCCTTGATCGAGGAGGAGTCATCGAAAGAAGCATCCAAGATGCTTATGTAAACGCCATCCGACGAGCCAAAAATTTCATCTACATTGAAAACCAATACTTCCTCGGAAGCTCGTTTTGCTGGAAAAACTTGAATGACCCTGAGATCGAGGATGCTGGTGCCAGGAATCTGATCCCGAAGGAGCTTTCCCTCAAGATAGTGAGCAAGATCGATGCTGGAGAAAGATTTGCTGTGTACATCGTGATTCCAATGTGGCCCGAGGGAATTCCTGAGAGTGGATCGGTCCAAGCAATACTGCATTGGCAGAAAAGGACGATGGAGATGATGTATAGCGATGTTGTTAAGGCCTTGAAAGGAAAGGGGATCAAAACAGATCCAATGGACTATTTGACATTCTTCTGCTTGGGGAATAGAGAAGCTCATTCGAGTGGTGAGTATGCCCCGGAGAATAAACCGGAAGATGGTACTGATTACAAACGAGCTCAGGAAAATCGACGGTTCATGATCTATGTTCATGCCAAGACAATGATCG TTGATGATGAATACATAATCATTGGATCTGCCAACATCAACCAGAGGTCGATGGATGGAGGCAGAGACACTGAGATCGCGATGGGAGGCCACCAGCAGCATCATCTGGCCAGTGATGATAACCCCGCGAGGGGACAGATATATGGGTTACGGAAGGCCTTATGGCACGAGCACATCGGTGAGCTTCATGACATCTTCGATGAACCCCAGAGCTTGGAATGCATCCGTAAGGTGAATGAGATAGCCTCCAGAAACTGGGATCTATATACCTGCCAAAAAGCGGAAAGCGACCTGCCAAGTCACCTGCTTAAGTATCCGGTGGCCGTTTCCGACAATGGAGAGGTAGTGGAGTTTCCCGGAATGGAATTCTTTCCGGATACTAAAGCGAAGGTCCTCGGATCCAAATCACACTTTCTCCCAGCCATCCTCACTACTTAG
- the LOC116198973 gene encoding phospholipase D alpha 1-like isoform X1 — MGDEVLLHGTFHATIYEVDGVSRGSCSSFFHKQLTKKFEKCVGLGKGIFRLYTAIDLGKARVCRTRLIESARCNPQWNESFRVYCAHMASHITFSIKEFDHVSTKVVGTASIPIGDELLSGKEVDRWLEISKRKSLHHRSKIHVKLRFDSVDRDPTWSKGLGNSAFSGVPYTFFLQRDGCRVSLYQDAHVPDGFTPTICLQGGQHHQPHRCWEDIFDAISNARHLIYIAGWSVYPPITLLRDHLRRKKHGENQNAALTLGELLKKKARQGVRVLVLVWDDRTSVKLLKKDGVMSTHDEDTESYFHNSGVQCVLCPRNPDGGQSLVEDIESATMFTHHQKIVVVDAEDVHGGSGKRRIVSFIGGIDLCDGRYDTPSHSIFKSLGSTHSKDFHQPNFHGASIHKGGPREPWHDVHCRLEGPVAWDVLVNFEQRWGKQGRKDMLLKLDDLESVFMSQSESAFSEDPETWKVQLFRSIDGGAALGLPSTVSEATQRGLVLDRGGVIERSIQDAYVNAIRRAKNFIYIENQYFLGSSFCWKNLNDPEIEDAGARNLIPKELSLKIVSKIDAGERFAVYIVIPMWPEGIPESGSVQAILHWQKRTMEMMYSDVVKALKGKGIKTDPMDYLTFFCLGNREAHSSGEYAPENKPEDGTDYKRAQENRRFMIYVHAKTMIVDDEYIIIGSANINQRSMDGGRDTEIAMGGHQQHHLASDDNPARGQIYGLRKALWHEHIGELHDIFDEPQSLECIRKVNEIASRNWDLYTCQKAESDLPSHLLKYPVAVSDNGEVVEFPGMEFFPDTKAKVLGSKSHFLPAILTT; from the exons ATGGGGGATGAAGTTCTGCTGCATGGAACATTTCATGCGACAATATACGAGGTCGATGGGGTTTCCAGGGGAAGCTGCTCCTCCTTCTTCCACAAG CAGCTGACAAAGAAGTTTGAGAAATGTGTTGGGCTGGGAAAAGGAATCTTCAGGCTTTATACCGCGATTGACTTGGGAAAAGCTCGAGTGTGCCGAACAAGGCTGATCGAAAGTGCTCGCTGCAATCCCCAATGGAATGAATCGTTCCGAGTGTACTGCGCGCACATGGCCTCTCACATCACCTTCTCCATCAAAGAGTTCGATCATGTGAGCACAAAAGTGGTTGGAACCGCATCAATCCCAATAGGAGATGAGCTTCTTTCAGGAAAAGAGGTTGATAGGTGGCTCGAGATCTCCAAGAGGAAGTCTCTTCACCACAGGTCGAAAATCCACGTGAAACTGAGGTTTGATAGTGTTGATAGGGACCCGACCTGGTCCAAGGGATTAGGAAATTCGGCATTTTCGGGAGTTCCGTACACATTCTTTCTGCAAAGGGATGGTTGCAGAGTCTCTCTTTATCAAGACGCTCATGTTCCTGATGGGTTTACCCCGACAATTTGTCTCCAGGGGGGGCAACATCATCAGCCTCATCGATGCTGGGAAGATATATTCGATGCAATATCTAATGCCAGACACTTAATTTATATAGCGGGCTGGTCTGTTTATCCACCCATCACCTTACTTAGGGATCACTTACGGAGGAAAAAGCACGGGGAAAACCAGAATGCAGCACTAACTTTAGGTGAGCTCCTTAAGAAGAAAGCCAGACAAGGTGTTAGGGTCCTCGTGCTTGTTTGGGACGACCGAACTTCCGTTAAGCTGCTAAAGAAGGATGGAGTTATGTCCACCCATGATGAAGACACAGAGAGTTACTTCCATAACTCAGGGGTCCAATGCGTGTTGTGTCCACGGAATCCCGATGGCGGGCAGAGCCTTGTGGAGGACATTGAGAGCGCGACAATGTTCACACATCATCAGAAGATAGTAGTCGTGGATGCTGAGGATGTTCATGGAGGTTCGGGGAAGAGAAGGATTGTCAGCTTCATCGGTGGCATTGATCTCTGTGATGGGAGATATGATACTCCCTCGCATtccatttttaaaagtttggGATCAACTCATAGCAAAGATTTTCATCAACCAAACTTCCATGGAGCCTCAATACACAAGGGTGGCCCCCGCGAACCTTGGCATGATGTCCATTGCCGGCTCGAAGGGCCAGTAGCATGGGATGTGTTGGTCAATTTCGAACAACGTTGGGGAAAACAAGGCCGGAAGGACATGCTTCTTAAGTTGGACGATCTCGAAAGTGTCTTCATGAGCCAGTCAGAAAGTGCATTCTCTGAAGACCCTGAGACATGGAAAGTCCAATTATTTCGGTCGATTGATGGCGGGGCAGCCCTGGGGCTTCCGAGCACGGTTAGTGAAGCAACTCAACGCGGATTAGTCCTTGATCGAGGAGGAGTCATCGAAAGAAGCATCCAAGATGCTTATGTAAACGCCATCCGACGAGCCAAAAATTTCATCTACATTGAAAACCAATACTTCCTCGGAAGCTCGTTTTGCTGGAAAAACTTGAATGACCCTGAGATCGAGGATGCTGGTGCCAGGAATCTGATCCCGAAGGAGCTTTCCCTCAAGATAGTGAGCAAGATCGATGCTGGAGAAAGATTTGCTGTGTACATCGTGATTCCAATGTGGCCCGAGGGAATTCCTGAGAGTGGATCGGTCCAAGCAATACTGCATTGGCAGAAAAGGACGATGGAGATGATGTATAGCGATGTTGTTAAGGCCTTGAAAGGAAAGGGGATCAAAACAGATCCAATGGACTATTTGACATTCTTCTGCTTGGGGAATAGAGAAGCTCATTCGAGTGGTGAGTATGCCCCGGAGAATAAACCGGAAGATGGTACTGATTACAAACGAGCTCAGGAAAATCGACGGTTCATGATCTATGTTCATGCCAAGACAATGATCG TTGATGATGAATACATAATCATTGGATCTGCCAACATCAACCAGAGGTCGATGGATGGAGGCAGAGACACTGAGATCGCGATGGGAGGCCACCAGCAGCATCATCTGGCCAGTGATGATAACCCCGCGAGGGGACAGATATATGGGTTACGGAAGGCCTTATGGCACGAGCACATCGGTGAGCTTCATGACATCTTCGATGAACCCCAGAGCTTGGAATGCATCCGTAAGGTGAATGAGATAGCCTCCAGAAACTGGGATCTATATACCTGCCAAAAAGCGGAAAGCGACCTGCCAAGTCACCTGCTTAAGTATCCGGTGGCCGTTTCCGACAATGGAGAGGTAGTGGAGTTTCCCGGAATGGAATTCTTTCCGGATACTAAAGCGAAGGTCCTCGGATCCAAATCACACTTTCTCCCAGCCATCCTCACTACTTAG
- the LOC116198973 gene encoding phospholipase D alpha 1-like isoform X3, with translation MRNRLLVVVGFISAIAIITSMMENPFYFCCQQLTKKFEKCVGLGKGIFRLYTAIDLGKARVCRTRLIESARCNPQWNESFRVYCAHMASHITFSIKEFDHVSTKVVGTASIPIGDELLSGKEVDRWLEISKRKSLHHRSKIHVKLRFDSVDRDPTWSKGLGNSAFSGVPYTFFLQRDGCRVSLYQDAHVPDGFTPTICLQGGQHHQPHRCWEDIFDAISNARHLIYIAGWSVYPPITLLRDHLRRKKHGENQNAALTLGELLKKKARQGVRVLVLVWDDRTSVKLLKKDGVMSTHDEDTESYFHNSGVQCVLCPRNPDGGQSLVEDIESATMFTHHQKIVVVDAEDVHGGSGKRRIVSFIGGIDLCDGRYDTPSHSIFKSLGSTHSKDFHQPNFHGASIHKGGPREPWHDVHCRLEGPVAWDVLVNFEQRWGKQGRKDMLLKLDDLESVFMSQSESAFSEDPETWKVQLFRSIDGGAALGLPSTVSEATQRGLVLDRGGVIERSIQDAYVNAIRRAKNFIYIENQYFLGSSFCWKNLNDPEIEDAGARNLIPKELSLKIVSKIDAGERFAVYIVIPMWPEGIPESGSVQAILHWQKRTMEMMYSDVVKALKGKGIKTDPMDYLTFFCLGNREAHSSGEYAPENKPEDGTDYKRAQENRRFMIYVHAKTMIVDDEYIIIGSANINQRSMDGGRDTEIAMGGHQQHHLASDDNPARGQIYGLRKALWHEHIGELHDIFDEPQSLECIRKVNEIASRNWDLYTCQKAESDLPSHLLKYPVAVSDNGEVVEFPGMEFFPDTKAKVLGSKSHFLPAILTT, from the exons ATGAGGAATCGACTCCTTGTAGTTGTAGGATTTATTTCAGCCATTGCTATAATTACATCGATGATGGAGAACCCATTTTATTTCTGCTGCCAGCAGCTGACAAAGAAGTTTGAGAAATGTGTTGGGCTGGGAAAAGGAATCTTCAGGCTTTATACCGCGATTGACTTGGGAAAAGCTCGAGTGTGCCGAACAAGGCTGATCGAAAGTGCTCGCTGCAATCCCCAATGGAATGAATCGTTCCGAGTGTACTGCGCGCACATGGCCTCTCACATCACCTTCTCCATCAAAGAGTTCGATCATGTGAGCACAAAAGTGGTTGGAACCGCATCAATCCCAATAGGAGATGAGCTTCTTTCAGGAAAAGAGGTTGATAGGTGGCTCGAGATCTCCAAGAGGAAGTCTCTTCACCACAGGTCGAAAATCCACGTGAAACTGAGGTTTGATAGTGTTGATAGGGACCCGACCTGGTCCAAGGGATTAGGAAATTCGGCATTTTCGGGAGTTCCGTACACATTCTTTCTGCAAAGGGATGGTTGCAGAGTCTCTCTTTATCAAGACGCTCATGTTCCTGATGGGTTTACCCCGACAATTTGTCTCCAGGGGGGGCAACATCATCAGCCTCATCGATGCTGGGAAGATATATTCGATGCAATATCTAATGCCAGACACTTAATTTATATAGCGGGCTGGTCTGTTTATCCACCCATCACCTTACTTAGGGATCACTTACGGAGGAAAAAGCACGGGGAAAACCAGAATGCAGCACTAACTTTAGGTGAGCTCCTTAAGAAGAAAGCCAGACAAGGTGTTAGGGTCCTCGTGCTTGTTTGGGACGACCGAACTTCCGTTAAGCTGCTAAAGAAGGATGGAGTTATGTCCACCCATGATGAAGACACAGAGAGTTACTTCCATAACTCAGGGGTCCAATGCGTGTTGTGTCCACGGAATCCCGATGGCGGGCAGAGCCTTGTGGAGGACATTGAGAGCGCGACAATGTTCACACATCATCAGAAGATAGTAGTCGTGGATGCTGAGGATGTTCATGGAGGTTCGGGGAAGAGAAGGATTGTCAGCTTCATCGGTGGCATTGATCTCTGTGATGGGAGATATGATACTCCCTCGCATtccatttttaaaagtttggGATCAACTCATAGCAAAGATTTTCATCAACCAAACTTCCATGGAGCCTCAATACACAAGGGTGGCCCCCGCGAACCTTGGCATGATGTCCATTGCCGGCTCGAAGGGCCAGTAGCATGGGATGTGTTGGTCAATTTCGAACAACGTTGGGGAAAACAAGGCCGGAAGGACATGCTTCTTAAGTTGGACGATCTCGAAAGTGTCTTCATGAGCCAGTCAGAAAGTGCATTCTCTGAAGACCCTGAGACATGGAAAGTCCAATTATTTCGGTCGATTGATGGCGGGGCAGCCCTGGGGCTTCCGAGCACGGTTAGTGAAGCAACTCAACGCGGATTAGTCCTTGATCGAGGAGGAGTCATCGAAAGAAGCATCCAAGATGCTTATGTAAACGCCATCCGACGAGCCAAAAATTTCATCTACATTGAAAACCAATACTTCCTCGGAAGCTCGTTTTGCTGGAAAAACTTGAATGACCCTGAGATCGAGGATGCTGGTGCCAGGAATCTGATCCCGAAGGAGCTTTCCCTCAAGATAGTGAGCAAGATCGATGCTGGAGAAAGATTTGCTGTGTACATCGTGATTCCAATGTGGCCCGAGGGAATTCCTGAGAGTGGATCGGTCCAAGCAATACTGCATTGGCAGAAAAGGACGATGGAGATGATGTATAGCGATGTTGTTAAGGCCTTGAAAGGAAAGGGGATCAAAACAGATCCAATGGACTATTTGACATTCTTCTGCTTGGGGAATAGAGAAGCTCATTCGAGTGGTGAGTATGCCCCGGAGAATAAACCGGAAGATGGTACTGATTACAAACGAGCTCAGGAAAATCGACGGTTCATGATCTATGTTCATGCCAAGACAATGATCG TTGATGATGAATACATAATCATTGGATCTGCCAACATCAACCAGAGGTCGATGGATGGAGGCAGAGACACTGAGATCGCGATGGGAGGCCACCAGCAGCATCATCTGGCCAGTGATGATAACCCCGCGAGGGGACAGATATATGGGTTACGGAAGGCCTTATGGCACGAGCACATCGGTGAGCTTCATGACATCTTCGATGAACCCCAGAGCTTGGAATGCATCCGTAAGGTGAATGAGATAGCCTCCAGAAACTGGGATCTATATACCTGCCAAAAAGCGGAAAGCGACCTGCCAAGTCACCTGCTTAAGTATCCGGTGGCCGTTTCCGACAATGGAGAGGTAGTGGAGTTTCCCGGAATGGAATTCTTTCCGGATACTAAAGCGAAGGTCCTCGGATCCAAATCACACTTTCTCCCAGCCATCCTCACTACTTAG
- the LOC116199397 gene encoding uncharacterized protein LOC116199397 gives MKVRSSVKKLCEFCKTVKRRGRVYVICSANPKHKQRQGMMTFAAEGELPPPASSKMSLGLKQLITPGNPLITPSSSLQTRLSSLVPKKREPSMLFGWRTGLASLFSK, from the exons ATGAAGGTGCGGTCGTCTGTGAAGAAATTGTGCGAATTCTGTAAGACTGTGAAGCGCCGCGGACGCGTATACGTTATTTGCTCGGCGAATCCTAAGCACAAGCAGCGACAGGGCATGATGACCTTTGCCGCTGAAGGGGAACTTCCTCCCCCCGC ATCCTCGAAGATGAGCTTAGGCCTGAAGCAACTAATCACTCCGGGCAATCCTTTGATCACTCCGAGCTCTAGCCTGCAAACAAGATTATCTTCTCTTGTGCCGAAGAAGCGTGAGCCCTCCATGTTGTTCGGGTGGAGGACGGGACTCGCATCTCTCTTTTCCAAATAG
- the LOC116200239 gene encoding uncharacterized protein LOC116200239, with protein sequence MVTLDSSATVWIRHILACMGGCFGCYSKPTPIIAVDEPAKGLRIQGQAVKQPSFSDGFWSSSTFDLDNSTLQSQRSYSSISTSALNLGSTIGSMTSEPEFVNHGLNLWNESRLQWIGSGRSRSQVKQKRARALSWNSTYESVLTRKTPFPRPVPLSEMIEFLVEAWDQDGMYD encoded by the exons ATGGTAACGCTTGACAGCTCCGCCACAGTTTGGATCCGCCATATTCTTGCTTGTATGGG GGGTTGTTTTGGATGCTACTCTAAACCTACACCGATTATTGCCGTGGATGAACCAGCTAAGGGATTGAGAATTCAAGGCCAAGCTGTGAAGCAACCAAGCTTTTCTGATGGCTTTTGGAGCAGCAGCACTTTCGATTTGGATAACAGCACTCTCCAATCTCAAAGAAGTTACTCGTCTATAAGTACTTCCGCCCTAAACCTTGGGAGTACCATAGGCAGCATGACCAGTGAACCAGAATTCGTCAATCACG gccttaatCTCTGGAATGAGAGCAGGCTCCAGTGGATTGGAAGTGGAAGATCAAGAAGTCAAGTTAAACAAAAGCGTGCACGAGCATTGAG TTGGAATTCCACTTACGAGAGCGTGCTAACGCGGAAAACCCCATTCCCTCGACCTGTGCCTCTCTCT GAAATGATCGAGTTTTTGGTGGAAGCATGGGACCAGGATGGAATGTATGACTAA
- the LOC116200238 gene encoding CBL-interacting serine/threonine-protein kinase 24, translated as MVTRKVGKYQVGRTVGEGTFAKVKFAQNTETGESVAMKILAKSTILKHRMVDQIRREISIMKIVRHPNIVRLHEVLASRTKIYIILEFVAGGELFDKIVHQGRLSENESRKYFQQLIDAVSHCHGKGVYHRDLKPENLLLDVYGNLKVSDFGLSALPQQGVELLHTTCGTPNYVAPEVLSQRGYDGAAADIWSCGVILYVIMAGHLPFEETDLPSLYKKINAADFSCPYWFSPSAKLLIENILDPNPTTRIKIDGIKKHPWFRQNYVPVRHREAEEVNLDDIRIAFEGIEDQYVTEQSLGKEGGPLMMNAFEMITLSQGLNLSVLFDRGQDYVKRQTRFVSREPPKVITSSIEAVAEQMGLKVHSRNYKMRLQGVTANKAGQFAVVLEVYEVAPALFMVDVRKAAGDTLQYHKFYKNFCAKLEDIIWRPAEGMANSSLLRTVSC; from the exons ATGGTGACCAGAAAGGTTGGTAAGTATCAGGTTGGGCGGACAGTCGGCGAAGGTACCTTCGCCAAGGTGAAGTTCGCGCAGAATACCGAGACCGGGGAGAGTGTGGCCATGAAAATCTTGGCCAAAAGCACCATTCTCAAGCACAGGATGGTCGATCAG ATCAGAAGAGAAATATCGATAATGAAGATCGTCAGGCACCCAAACATAGTCAGATTGCATGAG GTTTTGGCAAGTCGAacaaagatatatattattctcGAGTTTGTTGCTGGTGGAGAGTTATTCGATAAAATC GTTCACCAAGGGAGACTCTCTGAGAATGAATCTCGGAAATATTTTCAGCAGCTGATAGATGCAGTCTCGCATTGCCACGGCAAGGGGGTCTACCATAGAGACCTGAAG CCTGAGAATCTTCTCCTTGATGTTTATGGAAACTTGAAGGTTTCTGATTTTGGACTAAGCGCCCTTCCCCAGCAA GGTGTTGAACTACTCCACACAACATGTGGGACACCGAACTATGTCGCACCTGAG GTGCTGAGCCAGCGAGGTTACGATGGGGCAGCTGCTGATATTTGGTCATGCGGAGTTATTCTATACGTTATAATGGCGGGGCATCTTCCATTTGAGGAGACTGATCTTCCTTCTCTCTACAAAAAG ATAAATGCTGCAGACTTTTCCTGTCCATATTGGTTTTCTCCCAGTGCAAAGTTGTTGATAGAAAATATACTCGACCCCAATCCCACAACA CGCATCAAAATTGATGGCATTAAAAAGCATCCGTGGTTCCGGCAGAACTATGTCCCGGTCAGACATAGAGAAGCTGAGGAAGTAAATTTGGACGATATTCGAATAGCTTTCGAAGGCATTGAG GATCAATATGTAACGGAACAGTCATTAGGTAAAGAAGGGGGACCACTGATGATGAATGCATTCGAGATGATTACCTTGTCCCAAGGGTTGAATTTATCAGTTCTGTTTGATCGCGGGCAG GACTATGTGAAGAGGCAAACTCGTTTTGTTTCCCGAGAACCTCCAAAGGTTATAACCTCATCGATTGAAGCTGTTGCAGAACAGATGGGTCTGAAGGTCCATTCACGTAACTACAAG ATGAGATTGCAAGGTGTAACCGCGAATAAGGCTGGTCAGTTTGCGGTTGTCTTAGAG GTCTACGAAGTTGCACCGGCCCTCTTCATGGTTGATGTCCGAAAGGCTGCTGGAGATACTCTCCAGTATCATAAG TTTTATAAGAACTTCTGTGCAAAACTGGAGGATATAATTTGGAGACCTGCAGAGGGTATGGCAAATTCCAGCCTGCTTAGAACGGTGTCTTGCTGA